In Nicotiana tabacum cultivar K326 chromosome 11, ASM71507v2, whole genome shotgun sequence, a single window of DNA contains:
- the LOC107819057 gene encoding acetyl-CoA acetyltransferase 2 — protein sequence MAPATAESIKPRDVCVVGVARTPMGGFLGSLSSLSATKLGSIAIAGALQRANVDPSLVEEVFFGNVLSANLGQAPARQAALGAGIPDSVICTTVNKVCASGMKATMLAAQSVQLGINDVVVAGGMENMSNVPKYIAEARKGSRLGHDSLVDGMLKDGLTDVYNDCGMGVCAEICAENHKITREDQDNYAVQSFERGIAAQEAGAFTWEIVLVEVPGGRGKPSTIVDKDEGLGKFDGAKLRKLRPSFKEKDGTVTAGNASSISDGAAALVLVSGEKAVELGLDVIAKIRGYADAAQEPELFTISPAKAIPKSIKSAGLEASQIYYYEINEAFAVVALANQKLLGLNPEKVNVHGGAVSLGHPLGCSGARILVTLLGVLRQKNGKYGAAGVCNGGGGASALVVELM from the exons ATGGCTCCAGCAACTGCAGAATCAATAAAGCCTAGAG ATGtttgtgttgttggtgttgccCGTACTCCAATGGGGGGCTTCCTTGGCTCTCTTTCATCACTATCAGCAACTAAACTTGGATCAATTGCCATCGCTG GCGCTCTGCAGAGAGCAAATGTTGACCCATCACTTGTAGAAGAAGTTTTCTTTGGAAACGTCCTCAGTGCAAACTTGGGACAGGCTCCAGCTAGACAGGCAGCATTGGGTGCAGGAATACCCGATTCAGTGATTTGCACTACCGTGAACAAAGTTTGTGCATCTGGAATGAAAG CAACTATGCTTGCAGCACAGAGTGTCCAGTTGGGCATCAATGATGTTGTTGTGGCTGGTGGAATGGAAAACATGTCTAATGTCCCTAAATACATTGCAGAAGCAAG GAAGGGATCTCGTCTTGGTCATGACAGTCTTGTTGATGGAATGCTTAAAGATGGTTTGACTGATGTCTATAATGATTGTGGTATGGGAGTTTGTGCAGAAATATGTGCTGAGAACCATAAAATTACAAGAGAGGATCAG GATAACTATGCAGTTCAAAGTTTTGAACGGGGAATTGCTGCTCAGGAAGCTGGTGCTTTTACATGGGAGATTGTGCTG GTTGAGGTGCCTGGCGGAAGAGGAAAACCATCCACCATCGTTGATAAGGATGAAGGTCTAGGAAAG TTTGATGGTGCAAAATTGAGGAAACTCCGaccaagtttcaaggaaaaagaCGGTACAGTAACTGCTGGTAACGCTTCTAGCATAAG TGATGGTGCTGCCGCACTGGTCTTAGTAAGTGGAGAGAAGGCTGTAGAACTTGGACTAGACGTGATTGCAAAGATCAGAGGATATGCAGATGCTGCTCAG GAACCTGAACTATTTACAATTTCACCTGCTAAAGCAATTCCGAAATCTATCAAAAGTGCTGGCTTAGAGGCTTCTCAAATTTATTACTACGAAATTAATGAAGCTTTTGCA GTAGTAGCCCTTGCAAACCAAAAGCTGCTTGGTCTTAATCCG GAAAAAGTTAATGTACATGGTGGAGCTGTATCTTTGGGGCATCCTCTTGGATGCAGTGGAGCTCGTATATTGGTTACACTTCTTGGG GTATTGAGGCAGAAAAATGGTAAATACGGAGCTGCTGGTGTTTGCAATGGAGGAGGAGGTGCCTCGGCCCTTGTTGTAGAACTTATGTAA